The following are from one region of the Stigmatella ashevillena genome:
- a CDS encoding DUF3325 domain-containing protein, whose product MLLVFGLNYLALLACCLGMARHHRALLGQPPSPQRVALLRGAAALGGLCALGVCIHQQGGEVGTVLWGCLLMLSGILLVALLAWRPRWALPLAVGAPLAGGAIALLGAS is encoded by the coding sequence ATGTTGCTGGTGTTCGGCCTCAACTACCTGGCGCTGCTCGCCTGCTGCCTGGGGATGGCGCGGCACCACCGGGCCTTGCTGGGCCAGCCCCCTTCCCCCCAGCGGGTGGCCCTGCTCCGGGGCGCCGCCGCGCTGGGGGGCCTCTGCGCACTGGGAGTCTGCATCCACCAACAGGGCGGCGAGGTGGGCACGGTGCTCTGGGGCTGCCTGCTGATGCTCTCGGGCATCCTCCTGGTGGCCTTGCTCGCCTGGCGGCCCCGGTGGGCCCTGCCCCTGGCTGTGGGCGCGCCCCTCGCGGGGGGAGCCATCGCCCTCCTGGGCGCATCCTGA
- the sthA gene encoding Si-specific NAD(P)(+) transhydrogenase, translating to MSTRHFDIVVIGSGPGGEGAAMKAAKEGKRVCMVDNRILVGGACTHTATIPSKALRHAIQRLVDVQNDHPELRVELAKVSKFKDMMRKASSVVARQVQLRTTFYERNRVELSIGHGRFLNANTLEVTDPRGASELLSAKAFVIATGSRPYRPPDLDFSHPRIFDSDTILTMNETPMTMLIYGAGVIGCEYASMFRMLGVKVDLVNTRDRLLSFLDDEISDALSYHLREQGVLIRHQEQMERVEPTDDGVVLHLKSGKRLKTEIFLWANGRTGNTHDMGLDKLGIQTDSRGNVQVNDAYQTVVPHIYAVGDVVGIPSLASASYDQGRFAATHIVEGRLEHKLVKDIPSGIYTSPEISSLGRTEQELTQQNVPYEVGHAFFKSLARAQITGRTVGMLKLLFHRDTREILGIHCLGDNASEIIHIGQAIMSQEGPGNTIDYFVNTTFNYPTMAEAYRVAALNGLNRLF from the coding sequence ATGAGCACGCGGCATTTCGACATCGTGGTGATTGGTTCCGGGCCGGGGGGAGAAGGCGCTGCCATGAAGGCAGCCAAGGAGGGCAAGCGCGTCTGCATGGTGGACAACCGCATCCTGGTGGGCGGCGCCTGCACCCATACGGCCACCATCCCCTCCAAGGCCCTCCGCCATGCCATTCAGCGCCTGGTGGATGTGCAGAATGATCACCCCGAGCTGCGCGTGGAGCTGGCCAAGGTCTCGAAGTTCAAGGACATGATGCGCAAGGCCTCCTCGGTGGTGGCGCGCCAGGTGCAGCTGCGCACCACCTTCTACGAGCGCAACCGCGTGGAGCTGTCCATCGGCCACGGGCGCTTCCTGAATGCCAACACGCTGGAGGTCACCGATCCCCGGGGTGCCAGCGAGCTGCTGTCCGCCAAGGCCTTCGTCATCGCCACGGGCTCGCGCCCCTATCGCCCACCGGACCTGGACTTCAGCCACCCGCGCATCTTCGACTCGGACACCATCCTGACGATGAACGAGACGCCGATGACGATGCTCATTTATGGAGCGGGCGTCATCGGCTGCGAGTACGCGTCCATGTTCCGCATGCTCGGGGTGAAGGTGGATCTGGTGAACACGCGTGACCGGCTCTTGTCCTTCCTGGACGATGAGATCTCCGACGCGCTCTCCTACCACCTGCGCGAGCAGGGCGTGCTCATCCGCCACCAGGAGCAGATGGAGCGCGTGGAGCCCACCGACGACGGGGTGGTGCTGCACCTCAAGAGCGGCAAGCGGCTCAAGACGGAGATCTTCCTGTGGGCCAACGGACGCACCGGCAACACCCACGACATGGGGCTCGACAAGCTGGGCATCCAGACCGACTCGCGCGGCAACGTGCAGGTCAATGACGCGTACCAGACCGTCGTGCCCCACATCTACGCGGTGGGAGACGTGGTGGGCATCCCCTCGCTGGCCAGCGCCTCGTACGATCAGGGCCGCTTCGCCGCCACCCACATCGTCGAGGGGCGGCTGGAGCACAAGCTGGTGAAGGACATCCCCAGCGGCATCTACACCAGCCCGGAGATCAGCAGCCTGGGGCGCACCGAGCAGGAGCTCACCCAGCAGAACGTGCCCTACGAAGTCGGCCATGCCTTCTTCAAGAGCCTGGCGCGCGCGCAGATCACCGGCCGCACGGTGGGCATGCTCAAGCTGCTCTTCCACCGGGACACGCGGGAGATCCTCGGCATCCACTGCCTGGGGGACAACGCCTCGGAGATCATCCACATCGGCCAGGCGATCATGTCCCAAGAAGGGCCCGGCAACACCATCGACTACTTCGTCAATACCACCTTCAACTACCCCACCATGGCCGAGGCATACCGGGTGGCCGCCCTCAACGGCCTCAACCGGCTGTTCTGA
- a CDS encoding enoyl-CoA hydratase-related protein encodes MPEFKVDARGAIEIWTIDGADRRNAISRAMLQELSGMVARVSTGREVRAVIITGAGDKAFCAGADLKERAGMSEAEVRAFLDGLRQTLRAIEKSDCVFIAAINGAALGGGTELSLACDLRVAVPATELGLTEVRLGIIPGGGGTQRLTRLVGPGRAKDLILTGRRINAAEAFSIGLVNRLAPEGHLVETSFSLAEAIVANAPIAVSTAKHAIDEGMGLELEDALALELRKYEEILQTEDRLEGLRSFAEKRPPVYKGR; translated from the coding sequence ATGCCAGAGTTCAAGGTCGACGCACGGGGAGCCATCGAGATCTGGACCATTGATGGGGCGGACCGCCGCAACGCCATCAGCCGGGCCATGCTCCAGGAGCTGAGCGGGATGGTGGCCCGGGTCTCCACCGGCCGGGAGGTTCGCGCCGTCATCATCACCGGGGCGGGAGACAAGGCCTTCTGCGCGGGCGCGGATCTCAAGGAGCGCGCGGGCATGAGCGAGGCGGAAGTGCGCGCCTTCCTGGACGGGCTGCGGCAGACGCTGCGCGCCATCGAGAAGAGCGACTGCGTCTTCATCGCGGCCATCAACGGGGCGGCGCTCGGAGGGGGCACGGAGCTGTCGCTCGCGTGTGACTTGCGCGTGGCGGTGCCCGCGACGGAGCTGGGGCTCACCGAGGTGCGGCTCGGCATCATTCCCGGCGGCGGCGGCACGCAGCGGCTCACCCGGTTGGTGGGGCCGGGCCGCGCCAAGGATCTGATCCTCACGGGGCGGCGCATCAACGCGGCCGAGGCCTTCAGCATCGGCTTGGTGAACCGGCTGGCCCCCGAAGGGCACCTGGTGGAGACCTCCTTCTCGCTGGCCGAGGCCATCGTGGCCAACGCGCCCATCGCCGTGTCCACGGCCAAGCACGCCATCGATGAGGGGATGGGGCTGGAGCTGGAGGACGCGCTCGCGCTGGAGCTGCGCAAGTACGAGGAGATTCTCCAGACGGAGGACCGGCTGGAGGGGCTGCGCTCCTTCGCCGAGAAGCGGCCCCCGGTCTACAAGGGCCGCTGA
- a CDS encoding DUF3649 domain-containing protein: MISVSNSTGAAAGIALRLVAAAVGGYGLAYTATAFLSVWLPLARTDRVMFASLASFAVYTGAILYAFAARSPWRACWVLSALCGVLALGAFLPGGFGARP, from the coding sequence ATGATCTCGGTGAGCAACTCGACAGGTGCCGCGGCGGGGATCGCCTTGCGCCTCGTGGCGGCGGCGGTGGGGGGGTACGGACTGGCCTATACCGCCACCGCTTTTCTGAGCGTCTGGTTGCCGCTGGCGCGCACGGACCGGGTGATGTTCGCCAGCCTCGCCTCGTTCGCCGTCTACACGGGAGCCATTCTGTACGCCTTCGCCGCCCGCTCGCCCTGGCGGGCCTGCTGGGTCCTGAGCGCGCTGTGCGGCGTGCTGGCGCTGGGGGCCTTCCTGCCCGGTGGGTTCGGAGCCCGGCCATGA
- a CDS encoding alpha/beta hydrolase family protein, with amino-acid sequence MSALRLAALALAAATTLPCLALAETQAALTPPPGLKFYSPPAEAIPGTPGSVIWSRKLVGAAALKGAGSNELVLYRSTSVHDKPIAVSGIVALPKGTAPAGGWPVITWAHGTVGSADKCAPSRDAIGSPAYKFNQAPHRMLNAFLKEGWAVVMTDYEGLGTEGPHPYLLGLSEARGVLDILLAARELHPEISKKVAIVGHSQGGQAALFAAAEAKARKDELELRGVLALAPASFMGTLFWLGTQGDEPGEGMAFPALFLTGALAGNADLKKEDILSEEGLRLFPEVETKCRVELSKTGSWGSLIPSKMVKENANLTPLMEELRKMHPGDLSIDVPVRIVQGLADERVSPIQTTLLIEQLTHKGTKIELRVYPLMDHFGVLARDVENAKNWLKQRLE; translated from the coding sequence ATGTCTGCCCTGCGTCTGGCTGCCCTGGCCCTCGCTGCCGCCACCACCCTCCCCTGCCTGGCCCTCGCCGAGACCCAGGCCGCGCTCACGCCCCCTCCCGGCTTGAAATTCTATTCGCCCCCAGCGGAGGCCATTCCGGGCACGCCCGGAAGCGTCATCTGGTCGCGCAAGCTGGTGGGGGCCGCCGCGCTGAAGGGGGCGGGAAGCAACGAGCTGGTGCTCTACCGCTCGACCTCCGTCCACGACAAGCCGATCGCCGTCTCGGGCATCGTCGCGTTGCCCAAGGGCACCGCGCCCGCGGGGGGTTGGCCGGTCATCACCTGGGCCCATGGCACCGTGGGCAGCGCCGACAAGTGCGCCCCCTCCCGCGACGCCATCGGCTCGCCGGCGTACAAGTTCAATCAGGCGCCCCACCGCATGCTCAATGCGTTCCTCAAAGAGGGCTGGGCGGTCGTGATGACGGACTATGAGGGGCTTGGAACGGAAGGTCCCCACCCCTATCTGCTCGGCCTGTCCGAGGCCCGCGGCGTCCTCGACATCTTGCTGGCCGCACGCGAACTCCACCCGGAGATCTCGAAGAAGGTGGCGATCGTCGGCCACTCCCAGGGAGGCCAGGCCGCGCTGTTCGCCGCGGCCGAGGCGAAGGCACGCAAGGACGAGCTGGAGCTGCGCGGGGTGCTCGCGCTCGCGCCGGCCTCGTTCATGGGGACGCTGTTCTGGCTGGGGACCCAGGGAGACGAGCCCGGCGAGGGCATGGCCTTCCCGGCCCTGTTCCTCACCGGCGCCCTGGCGGGCAATGCCGATCTCAAGAAGGAGGACATCCTCTCCGAGGAGGGCTTGCGCCTGTTCCCTGAAGTCGAGACGAAGTGCCGGGTGGAGCTGAGCAAGACCGGCTCGTGGGGCAGCCTGATTCCCTCGAAGATGGTCAAGGAGAACGCGAACCTGACCCCTCTCATGGAGGAGCTCCGGAAGATGCACCCCGGAGATCTCTCCATCGATGTGCCCGTGAGAATCGTTCAGGGCCTCGCCGACGAGCGGGTCAGCCCCATTCAGACCACCCTGCTCATTGAGCAGCTGACCCACAAGGGCACGAAGATCGAGCTGCGCGTGTACCCCCTCATGGACCACTTCGGGGTGCTCGCGCGCGACGTCGAGAACGCGAAGAACTGGTTGAAGCAACGCCTGGAATGA
- a CDS encoding DUF1552 domain-containing protein produces the protein MIRRPLSRRTLLRGLSGVAIALPFLEAMEAHAAAPAAPKRFVFVFSANGTIPRAWTPTGTETSFQLGRILAPLEPHKSKLLLLDNLDMESAHHGPGDGHQKGMGHLLTGTELQEGDIFTGGDSEKVGWGGGISIDQEIARRVGQNDRFPSLLFGVQTGGADIWSRMSYSGPGSPMPAEDNPRNAFNRIFGNFNADPEGLAELRFRRHSVLDSTQEDFKKLKARLGSTDLQKVDAHLTAIREIERRLDLEDQAVGAACVKPTQPGTLDHTKNENFPAVGKLQMDLMVMALTCNLTKVATLQWSRSVSQVAFPWAGVTDRHHDLSHFGDSDADAQEKITKINIWYAQQFAYLLAQMSKIQEGDKTLLDNTAVLWGNELGVGNSHTRRDVPFVLAGSCGGYFRTGRYLKYTNAWHNSLYVSILNAMGAQTNTFGNPAYCKGALPNLT, from the coding sequence ATGATCCGCCGACCCTTGAGCCGTCGAACCCTCCTGCGGGGCCTGAGCGGGGTGGCCATCGCGCTGCCCTTCCTGGAGGCCATGGAGGCCCACGCCGCGGCCCCCGCGGCCCCCAAGCGCTTCGTGTTCGTCTTCAGCGCCAACGGCACGATCCCTCGCGCCTGGACGCCCACGGGCACCGAGACGTCCTTCCAGCTCGGCCGGATCCTCGCCCCGCTGGAGCCCCACAAATCGAAGCTGCTCCTGCTCGACAACCTGGACATGGAGTCGGCCCACCACGGCCCGGGGGATGGCCACCAGAAGGGCATGGGGCACCTGCTCACCGGCACGGAGCTCCAGGAAGGAGACATCTTCACGGGCGGTGACTCGGAGAAGGTGGGCTGGGGCGGCGGCATCTCGATCGATCAGGAGATCGCCCGGCGGGTGGGACAGAACGACCGGTTCCCCTCCCTGCTGTTCGGGGTGCAGACGGGGGGCGCCGACATCTGGTCGCGCATGTCCTACTCGGGACCGGGCTCGCCGATGCCGGCCGAGGACAACCCGCGCAACGCCTTCAACCGCATCTTCGGCAACTTCAACGCGGACCCCGAGGGGCTCGCCGAGCTGCGCTTCCGCCGCCACTCCGTGCTCGACAGCACCCAGGAGGACTTCAAGAAGCTGAAGGCGCGGCTGGGCAGCACGGACCTCCAGAAGGTGGATGCGCACCTGACGGCCATCCGGGAGATCGAACGGCGCCTGGATCTGGAGGACCAGGCGGTGGGCGCCGCCTGCGTGAAGCCCACCCAGCCCGGTACGCTGGACCACACGAAGAACGAGAACTTCCCGGCCGTGGGCAAGCTCCAGATGGACCTGATGGTCATGGCGCTCACGTGCAACCTCACCAAGGTGGCCACGCTCCAGTGGAGCCGCAGCGTGAGCCAGGTCGCCTTCCCGTGGGCGGGCGTGACCGACCGGCACCACGACCTGTCCCACTTCGGCGACAGCGACGCGGACGCCCAGGAGAAGATCACGAAGATCAACATCTGGTACGCACAGCAGTTCGCCTACCTGCTCGCGCAGATGTCGAAGATCCAGGAGGGAGACAAGACGCTGCTCGACAACACGGCGGTGCTGTGGGGCAACGAGCTGGGCGTGGGCAACAGCCACACCCGGAGAGATGTCCCCTTCGTGCTGGCGGGAAGCTGTGGCGGTTATTTCCGGACCGGGCGTTACCTCAAGTACACCAACGCCTGGCACAACAGCCTGTACGTCTCGATCCTCAATGCCATGGGCGCGCAGACGAACACGTTCGGAAACCCCGCCTACTGCAAGGGCGCCCTGCCCAACCTGACCTGA
- a CDS encoding DUF1592 domain-containing protein translates to MSSSHRLLGLVRLVSATLLLGGCFGQAELEVDGRPTPGEGGPGGPEEAACPSTGIEPGPSPLRRLTRFEYNNTVRDLLGTSLQPAEGFAKEEESLGFNNNAYALNVTLLHVEQWMEASETLSTAANLDALLPCQPTASTESTCARQFIETFGKRAWRRPLEAEEVSRLLAVYQAGRARKDFLTGIRMTLQAFLQSPYFLYRAESGTPGEPGASVQVSSYEMASRLSYFLWGTMPDATLFQAAEAGELVTPAQVEAQARRMLGDAKARGMVAEFHRQWLKLDEFTHATKDATVYPAFEPLKAAMRTETEKFLDYVFFDSEGSASLLFDAPFTFANKPLADFYGFTGPTGSLFEKVTVNPSLRSGLLTQASFLASHAKPNQSSPIHRGVFVRKQFLCQQLPTPPDNVGAPPDPSPDATTRERFAEHTRSPACSGCHSLIDPVGFGFENYDGAGAFRTHEGTLPVDSSGTVTQAGDAEGAYVGAVELSRKFARSTYVMECVATQWFRYANGRSETSQEQCEVLNLKKQFARSGFNLRELLVQLTLSDAFRYRQPAPAAQ, encoded by the coding sequence GTGAGTTCATCCCACCGCCTGCTTGGACTTGTCCGGCTCGTCTCGGCGACCCTCCTGCTGGGGGGCTGCTTCGGACAGGCTGAACTGGAAGTCGATGGCCGTCCCACTCCGGGTGAAGGGGGCCCGGGCGGACCGGAGGAGGCAGCGTGCCCCTCCACCGGCATCGAGCCAGGCCCCTCGCCGCTAAGGCGGCTGACGCGCTTCGAGTACAACAACACGGTGAGGGATCTGCTGGGCACGTCCCTCCAGCCCGCGGAAGGCTTCGCCAAGGAAGAGGAGTCGCTGGGCTTCAACAACAACGCCTATGCGCTGAATGTCACCCTGCTCCATGTGGAGCAGTGGATGGAGGCCTCGGAGACGCTGTCCACGGCGGCGAACCTCGACGCGCTCCTGCCGTGCCAGCCCACCGCCAGCACCGAGTCCACCTGCGCCCGGCAGTTCATCGAGACCTTCGGCAAGCGCGCCTGGCGCCGCCCGCTGGAGGCCGAGGAGGTCTCCCGCTTGCTGGCGGTGTACCAGGCTGGGCGTGCCCGGAAGGACTTCCTCACCGGCATCCGGATGACGCTCCAGGCCTTCCTCCAGTCCCCGTACTTCCTGTACCGCGCCGAGTCCGGAACGCCGGGCGAGCCGGGGGCCTCGGTGCAGGTCAGCTCCTACGAGATGGCCTCCCGGCTCTCGTACTTCCTCTGGGGCACGATGCCCGATGCCACGCTCTTCCAGGCCGCCGAGGCAGGCGAGCTCGTCACCCCCGCGCAAGTCGAAGCCCAGGCGCGGCGCATGCTCGGGGATGCCAAGGCCCGCGGCATGGTGGCCGAGTTCCACCGGCAGTGGCTGAAGCTGGATGAGTTCACCCACGCCACCAAGGACGCCACCGTCTACCCCGCGTTCGAGCCCTTGAAGGCGGCCATGCGCACGGAGACGGAGAAGTTCCTCGACTACGTCTTCTTCGACAGCGAGGGCAGCGCCTCCCTGTTGTTCGATGCGCCCTTCACCTTCGCCAACAAGCCGTTGGCGGACTTCTACGGCTTCACCGGCCCCACCGGGAGCCTGTTCGAAAAGGTGACGGTGAATCCGTCGCTGCGCTCCGGCCTGCTCACCCAGGCCAGCTTCCTGGCGAGCCACGCCAAGCCGAACCAGAGCTCGCCCATCCACCGGGGCGTCTTCGTGCGCAAACAGTTCCTCTGCCAGCAACTGCCCACCCCGCCGGACAACGTGGGGGCGCCGCCGGATCCCTCGCCGGACGCCACGACGCGCGAGCGCTTCGCCGAGCACACCCGCAGCCCGGCATGCTCGGGCTGCCACTCGCTCATCGATCCGGTGGGCTTCGGCTTCGAGAACTATGACGGCGCGGGCGCCTTCCGGACCCACGAGGGCACCCTGCCGGTGGACTCCAGCGGCACCGTCACCCAGGCCGGAGACGCGGAAGGCGCCTACGTGGGCGCCGTGGAGCTGTCGCGCAAGTTCGCCCGGAGCACCTACGTGATGGAGTGCGTCGCCACCCAGTGGTTCCGCTACGCCAACGGCCGCTCAGAGACTTCGCAGGAGCAGTGCGAAGTCCTGAACCTGAAGAAGCAGTTCGCCCGGAGCGGCTTCAACCTCCGGGAGCTCCTGGTGCAGCTCACGCTGTCCGACGCCTTCCGCTACCGCCAGCCGGCGCCCGCCGCGCAGTGA
- a CDS encoding PepSY-associated TM helix domain-containing protein, translating to MSLRQSMAGLHTWAGLLVSWLLFTILFAGSLACFDKELTRWMQPSLHPPAGQPLSADQVRDWLHTRAPDAHAWWMRPPGPREPWWRAGWEPDGGEFQAFQLHAVTGEPLPKSVGGDFFFTLHYDLHAGLNGMYVVAAAAILMLVALISGVIIHRRIFQDFFTLRPQATRQRAWLDAHNVLGVLGLPFHLLMAYTGLAIFVITYMQAGIRVAYQGDAVRFDTEVQRSWEREDIGQPAPPPVSLDGLIVQAQRTWGDGGTAGWISVHHPADAAAVVSIRRRDDSRITDDQRTVSFDAASGALLHVQPPYDPGYRTFAWMTGLHMAQYGGQWVRGLYLLLGLAGCLMLVSGVQLWLAKREARGGLGLGLVRGLNAAVLGGLPLASLALLWANRLLPSGLPGREHWEVRAFLFTWTASIVWAALPLRRDRRTRDQLLLGALLALGLPLLSVVRAPQGHLGVSLARGDWALAGVDLVLLATGAVCALLSRRLGRVQAPAPTPPQRLAEESA from the coding sequence ATGAGCCTCCGGCAATCCATGGCGGGCCTGCACACGTGGGCGGGGCTGTTGGTCAGTTGGCTGCTGTTCACCATCCTCTTCGCCGGCAGTCTGGCCTGCTTCGACAAGGAGCTGACCCGGTGGATGCAACCCTCGCTGCACCCCCCCGCCGGGCAGCCGCTCTCGGCCGATCAGGTGCGAGACTGGCTGCACACGCGTGCCCCGGATGCGCACGCGTGGTGGATGCGTCCCCCGGGTCCCCGAGAGCCCTGGTGGCGCGCCGGGTGGGAACCGGACGGCGGCGAGTTCCAAGCCTTCCAGTTGCATGCGGTGACCGGCGAGCCCCTGCCCAAGAGCGTCGGCGGGGACTTCTTCTTCACGCTCCACTATGACCTGCACGCGGGTCTGAACGGCATGTACGTGGTGGCCGCCGCCGCCATCCTCATGCTGGTGGCGCTGATCAGCGGGGTCATCATTCACCGCCGCATCTTCCAGGACTTCTTCACCTTGAGGCCTCAGGCCACGCGCCAGCGGGCCTGGCTCGATGCCCACAACGTGCTGGGCGTCCTCGGCCTGCCCTTCCACCTGCTCATGGCCTACACGGGCCTGGCCATCTTCGTCATCACGTACATGCAGGCCGGCATCCGGGTGGCCTACCAGGGCGACGCCGTGCGCTTCGATACCGAGGTCCAGCGCTCCTGGGAGCGGGAGGACATCGGTCAGCCCGCGCCGCCTCCCGTGTCCCTGGATGGGTTGATCGTCCAGGCCCAGCGCACCTGGGGCGATGGAGGGACGGCGGGATGGATCAGCGTCCACCATCCGGCCGATGCCGCCGCCGTGGTGTCCATCCGCCGCCGGGATGACTCGCGCATCACCGATGACCAACGCACCGTGTCCTTCGACGCGGCCAGCGGGGCGCTACTGCACGTCCAGCCTCCTTATGATCCGGGCTACAGGACCTTCGCCTGGATGACCGGCCTGCACATGGCGCAGTACGGCGGACAGTGGGTGCGCGGGCTCTACCTGCTGCTGGGCCTCGCGGGCTGTCTGATGCTCGTCTCGGGGGTGCAGCTCTGGCTGGCCAAGCGCGAGGCGCGGGGAGGCCTCGGCCTGGGACTGGTGCGCGGACTGAATGCCGCCGTGCTGGGCGGCCTGCCGCTGGCAAGCCTCGCGCTTCTCTGGGCCAACCGCCTGCTGCCCTCGGGTCTCCCCGGGCGCGAGCACTGGGAGGTCCGCGCCTTCCTGTTCACCTGGACGGCGTCCATTGTCTGGGCGGCCCTGCCCCTCCGCAGAGACCGGCGCACCCGGGATCAGCTCCTGCTGGGCGCGCTGCTGGCCCTGGGACTGCCGCTGCTGAGCGTCGTGCGAGCGCCCCAAGGCCACCTGGGCGTGAGCCTGGCACGCGGTGACTGGGCGCTGGCGGGAGTGGATCTCGTCCTGCTCGCCACGGGCGCCGTCTGCGCGCTCCTGAGCCGCCGACTGGGCCGTGTGCAGGCCCCGGCCCCTACCCCGCCCCAGCGCCTCGCGGAGGAAAGCGCCTGA
- a CDS encoding TonB-dependent siderophore receptor, which produces MFAQFRCPRGGRFHSLGMFAGVSCLAFATVASAQEEGSAITLETVRVQGEREQATGPIEGYTAERSASGTKTDTELIETPQAISVVGREQMDAQQVQSVVEATRYTPGVRAGTFGADSRNDWFLVRGFTSQDSGYYLDGLQLFSSSFATWRLEPFGLERIEAVRGPSSVLYGGTNPGGLLNLVSKKPSARTLLHLEAGINEFGNGYGAVDVGGSIDQGERWLYRVSALGRGGGTQVEHTNNDRLFLAPSVTWVPAKSTTLTLHGSYLRDRTRGQNFLPYVGTVVDAPYGRIPTDLFTSEPDLDHFKRDQFLVGYEFEHRFSEAWTVRQNLRYGHLKIDFQNYYGVGYAGDPADAQLARGNFVTVPEADLFTVDNQVQARFETGPLVHRVLLGVDYKNYRIADEQGYEAGTPLDLRNPVYGSYAPPESRYTLNETAQNQLGVYLQDQIQLATRWNLVLSGRHDWVSTDLENQILPEASYDGSVKSFSGRAGLIYTFDSGFAPYVSYARSFNPVAGTTAAGELFEPETGQQVEAGLKIQPEGMNSTLGLSVFELRRQNFVTTDGAFNQLQIGEVRSRGAELEVITQLLPGLSVIGTASVYGLEITDGTDFETGKTPVGSPELMASLWVDYTFQQGTLEGLGAGAGIRSVGRSFADRANTLEVPGFTLVDLGLHYQRNHWRAAINVANLLDDEYVSSCSSEAACFYGDQRRAALNVGYTW; this is translated from the coding sequence ATGTTTGCGCAGTTCCGTTGCCCACGCGGGGGGCGTTTCCACTCGCTGGGGATGTTCGCGGGCGTCTCATGTCTGGCCTTCGCCACGGTCGCCAGTGCGCAGGAAGAGGGAAGTGCCATCACCCTGGAGACCGTCCGGGTCCAGGGCGAGCGGGAGCAGGCGACAGGGCCCATCGAGGGCTACACCGCCGAGCGCAGCGCGAGTGGCACCAAGACGGACACGGAGCTCATCGAGACGCCCCAGGCGATTTCGGTCGTCGGCCGTGAGCAGATGGATGCCCAGCAGGTGCAGTCCGTGGTCGAGGCCACGCGGTACACGCCCGGTGTGCGGGCGGGGACGTTCGGCGCGGACTCGCGCAACGACTGGTTCCTGGTGCGAGGCTTCACCTCCCAGGATTCGGGCTACTACCTCGATGGGTTGCAGCTCTTCTCGAGCTCCTTCGCCACGTGGCGGCTCGAGCCGTTCGGGCTGGAGCGAATCGAGGCCGTGCGCGGCCCCTCCTCGGTGCTCTATGGCGGCACCAACCCAGGCGGCCTGCTCAACCTGGTCAGCAAAAAGCCCTCGGCCCGGACGCTCCTGCACCTGGAGGCGGGCATCAACGAGTTTGGCAATGGCTACGGTGCCGTGGACGTCGGGGGCTCCATCGATCAGGGCGAGCGCTGGCTCTACCGCGTGTCGGCGCTCGGCCGTGGCGGCGGAACCCAGGTCGAGCACACGAACAATGATCGCCTCTTCCTCGCGCCCAGCGTGACGTGGGTGCCGGCCAAGAGCACGACGCTGACCCTGCACGGCAGCTACCTGCGGGACCGGACCCGCGGCCAGAATTTCCTGCCTTATGTGGGCACCGTCGTGGACGCGCCTTATGGGCGCATTCCCACGGATCTGTTCACGAGCGAGCCGGACCTGGACCACTTCAAGCGGGACCAGTTCCTGGTCGGCTACGAGTTCGAGCACCGCTTCAGTGAGGCCTGGACGGTGCGGCAGAACCTGCGCTACGGCCACCTCAAGATCGACTTCCAGAACTACTACGGCGTGGGCTACGCGGGTGATCCGGCCGATGCGCAGCTCGCCCGAGGCAACTTCGTGACGGTGCCGGAGGCGGACCTGTTCACGGTCGACAACCAGGTGCAAGCGCGGTTCGAGACCGGGCCCCTGGTCCACCGGGTCCTCCTGGGCGTCGATTACAAGAACTACCGCATCGCGGACGAGCAGGGCTACGAGGCGGGCACCCCGCTGGATCTTCGCAACCCCGTCTACGGCTCGTATGCCCCCCCGGAGTCTCGCTACACGCTCAACGAGACGGCGCAGAATCAGCTCGGCGTCTACCTCCAGGATCAGATCCAGCTCGCCACGCGGTGGAACCTGGTGTTGAGCGGGCGTCACGACTGGGTGAGCACGGATCTCGAGAACCAGATCCTCCCGGAGGCCAGCTATGACGGCAGCGTCAAGTCGTTCAGTGGGCGCGCCGGGTTGATCTACACCTTCGACAGCGGCTTCGCGCCCTACGTCAGCTATGCGAGATCCTTCAACCCGGTGGCGGGGACCACTGCGGCGGGAGAACTCTTCGAGCCCGAGACCGGCCAGCAGGTGGAAGCGGGCCTGAAGATCCAGCCGGAAGGGATGAACAGCACCCTGGGCCTCTCCGTGTTCGAGCTGCGGCGGCAGAACTTCGTGACGACGGACGGCGCCTTCAATCAGCTCCAGATCGGTGAAGTGCGTTCCCGAGGCGCCGAGCTCGAGGTCATCACCCAACTGTTGCCCGGGCTCTCGGTCATCGGCACCGCCTCGGTGTACGGCCTCGAAATCACCGATGGCACGGACTTCGAGACGGGCAAGACGCCCGTGGGCTCACCGGAGCTCATGGCCTCCCTCTGGGTGGACTACACCTTCCAGCAGGGCACCTTGGAGGGCTTGGGCGCCGGGGCGGGGATTCGCTCGGTGGGCCGTTCGTTCGCTGACCGGGCCAACACGCTGGAGGTGCCGGGCTTCACGCTCGTGGACCTCGGCCTGCACTACCAGCGGAACCACTGGCGGGCCGCGATCAACGTCGCGAACCTGCTCGACGACGAGTACGTGTCGTCGTGCAGTTCCGAGGCCGCCTGCTTCTATGGAGACCAGCGCCGGGCCGCGCTCAACGTCGGGTACACCTGGTAG